The following are from one region of the Polaribacter marinaquae genome:
- the miaB gene encoding tRNA (N6-isopentenyl adenosine(37)-C2)-methylthiotransferase MiaB, whose protein sequence is MEQIEKVIDERIQGKALVTENKEQNTKKLFIESYGCQMNMNDSEIVAAILDKQGYNTTQILEEADLVLVNTCSIREKAETTVRKRLQKYNRVKRESNKNMKVGVLGCMAERLKEKFLEEEKIVDLVVGPDAYKDLPNLLEEVNEGRDAVNVILSKEETYGDIAPVRLNSNGVSAFVSITRGCDNMCTFCVVPFTRGRERSRDPKSILEEIGQMVDQNYKEITLLGQNVDSYLWYGGGLKKDFKKASEMAQATAVGFAELLDICATKFPKTRFRFSTSNPQDMHLDVIHVMAKHKNICKYLHLPVQSGSNAMLKAMNRQHTREEYMELVDNIFKIVPEMSLSQDMIVGFCGETEQDHQDTLDLMRYVKYDFGFMFSYSERPGTLAGNKMEDDVPQEVKKRRLQEVIDLQQEHALYRTQQHLGKVEEFLIEGTSKKNPNEWKGRNTQNTVAVFDKGNYKLGDFVMVKIEDCTSATLKGTVIGYSDNN, encoded by the coding sequence ATGGAGCAAATCGAAAAAGTAATAGACGAAAGAATACAAGGTAAAGCACTTGTTACAGAAAATAAAGAACAAAACACTAAAAAATTATTTATTGAAAGCTACGGTTGTCAAATGAATATGAATGATAGTGAAATTGTTGCTGCTATTTTAGACAAGCAAGGTTATAATACAACCCAAATATTAGAAGAAGCAGACTTGGTTTTGGTGAACACATGTTCTATCCGAGAAAAAGCAGAAACTACTGTTCGTAAACGTTTACAAAAATACAATAGAGTAAAAAGAGAATCTAATAAAAATATGAAAGTAGGCGTTTTAGGCTGTATGGCAGAACGTCTAAAAGAAAAATTTTTAGAAGAAGAAAAAATTGTAGACTTAGTTGTAGGCCCAGATGCTTATAAAGATTTACCTAACTTATTAGAAGAAGTTAATGAAGGTAGAGATGCCGTAAATGTAATTTTATCTAAAGAAGAAACTTACGGAGATATTGCACCTGTTCGTTTAAATTCTAACGGTGTATCTGCATTTGTTTCTATCACCAGAGGTTGCGATAATATGTGTACTTTTTGCGTAGTTCCTTTTACACGTGGTAGAGAAAGAAGTAGAGACCCTAAAAGTATTTTAGAAGAAATTGGTCAAATGGTAGATCAAAATTATAAAGAAATTACTTTGCTTGGTCAAAACGTAGATAGTTATTTATGGTATGGCGGTGGTTTAAAGAAAGATTTTAAAAAAGCTTCTGAAATGGCACAAGCCACTGCAGTTGGTTTTGCAGAGTTGTTAGATATTTGTGCTACTAAATTTCCAAAAACTCGTTTTCGTTTTTCTACATCGAATCCGCAAGACATGCATTTAGACGTTATTCATGTAATGGCTAAACATAAAAATATTTGTAAATATTTACACTTACCTGTTCAAAGCGGAAGTAACGCCATGCTAAAAGCAATGAACAGACAACATACTAGAGAAGAATATATGGAGCTGGTTGACAATATTTTTAAAATTGTACCAGAAATGTCTTTATCTCAAGATATGATTGTTGGTTTCTGCGGAGAAACAGAGCAAGATCATCAAGATACTTTAGACTTAATGAGATATGTAAAATACGATTTTGGTTTTATGTTTTCTTATTCTGAAAGACCAGGTACTTTAGCCGGTAACAAAATGGAAGATGATGTACCGCAAGAAGTTAAAAAAAGAAGATTACAAGAGGTTATAGATTTACAACAAGAACATGCCTTATACAGAACTCAACAACATTTAGGTAAAGTAGAAGAGTTTTTAATTGAAGGTACATCTAAGAAAAACCCTAACGAATGGAAAGGTAGAAATACCCAAAACACCGTTGCTGTTTTTGATAAAGGAAACTATAAATTAGGAGACTTTGTAATGGTTAAAATAGAAGATTGTACTTCTGCAACCTTAAAAGGAACTGTTATTGGGTATTCTGATAATAATTAA
- a CDS encoding sigma-54 interaction domain-containing protein, with protein sequence MENLQAIKQRFGIIGNDLQLNRALEKAVRVAPTDISVLVTGESGVGKESIPKIIHSLSHRKHAKYIAVNCGAIPEGTIDSELFGHEKGSFTGATQDRKGYFEVADGGTIFLDEVGELPLTTQVRLLRVLENGEFIKVGSSKTLKTNVRIVAATNVNMQAAIEKERFREDLYYRLSTVEIQLPALRDRNEDIHLLFRKFAADFAQKYRMPSIRLDENAVNVLLNYRFPGNIRQLKNLAEQISVIEESRTITASKLNQYLPNNNGNLPAVVGGKKENDFSTERDIMYKILFDMRNDINDLKKLTLDLMKNGDIEQVQEENHQLLEKIYSDKELKEHDIEVLNIPQNNSEDKEYDFIETIEEDESLSLQDKEIEMIKKSLEKNNNKRKLAAKELGISERTLYRKIKQYDL encoded by the coding sequence ATGGAAAACTTACAAGCAATCAAACAACGTTTTGGCATAATTGGTAACGATTTGCAACTTAATAGAGCTTTAGAAAAAGCAGTAAGAGTTGCACCTACAGATATTTCTGTATTAGTTACCGGAGAAAGTGGTGTTGGTAAAGAAAGTATTCCTAAAATAATACACTCTTTATCTCATAGAAAACATGCAAAATACATTGCTGTAAACTGTGGTGCAATACCAGAAGGAACTATTGATAGCGAACTTTTTGGTCACGAAAAAGGATCTTTTACAGGTGCTACACAAGACAGAAAAGGATACTTTGAAGTAGCTGACGGTGGTACCATATTTTTAGATGAAGTTGGTGAGTTACCTTTAACAACCCAAGTAAGATTATTACGTGTTTTAGAAAACGGAGAGTTTATAAAAGTTGGTTCTTCTAAAACTTTAAAAACGAACGTTAGAATTGTAGCTGCAACTAACGTAAATATGCAAGCAGCTATAGAAAAAGAACGTTTTAGAGAAGATTTGTATTACAGATTAAGCACTGTAGAAATTCAATTACCTGCCTTAAGAGATCGTAATGAAGATATTCATTTATTATTTCGAAAATTTGCAGCAGATTTTGCTCAGAAATATAGAATGCCTTCTATTCGATTAGATGAAAATGCAGTAAATGTTTTATTAAACTATCGCTTTCCGGGTAACATTCGTCAGTTAAAAAACTTAGCAGAACAAATTTCTGTAATCGAAGAAAGTAGAACCATTACAGCTTCTAAGCTAAACCAATACTTACCAAATAACAACGGTAATTTACCAGCAGTTGTTGGTGGTAAAAAAGAAAATGATTTTTCTACGGAAAGAGACATTATGTACAAGATTTTGTTTGACATGAGAAACGACATTAACGATTTAAAAAAGTTAACGTTAGATTTAATGAAAAACGGAGATATAGAACAAGTACAAGAAGAAAATCATCAATTATTAGAAAAAATTTATAGCGATAAAGAATTAAAAGAACACGATATCGAAGTTCTAAATATTCCGCAAAATAATTCTGAAGACAAAGAATACGATTTTATAGAAACTATAGAAGAAGATGAATCTTTATCATTACAAGACAAAGAAATTGAAATGATAAAAAAATCTTTAGAAAAGAACAATAATAAAAGAAAACTTGCTGCTAAAGAACTAGGTATTTCTGAAAGAACATTGTACAGAAAAATTAAACAATACGATTTATAA